DNA from Paraburkholderia sp. ZP32-5:
GGAAAACATATCCCTGAGGCTGTACTGACCATGAGCAAGGCGAATGGCACCAATTTCGATTACCTCAGAATCACAATGAATGACGTGATCATCTCGCACGTTGAATCGGCGGCAGGAGGCGGATTGGCATTGGAGCACGTCGCACTATCTTTCGCCCGAATGAAAAAGGAGTACGTGTTGCAACGCGCAACGGGTAGGAGTCAAGGCACTGTAACGGCAATCGTAGACTTGAAACAAAACCCCATCGCCTAGGCATAGGGACCTACTAATGAATGACTATGAACGCCTGATAGCCGCAGATGCAGCGACGTCTGAAAATCTCTATTCATACGGGGGACGAGAGGATTTTACTGCCCAGGAGTTGTACGTCGCGGTACTGGTGGAAGAAACATGCACGAGGCTGGGAATCGTCGACATTGCTGCAGTTATTGCATTCATTACTGGACAGCCACACCTATCAACGAGACAGAAATTTGGCGGGGCGACGCATGGAACATCATTGGCGTCCGTTATCGCAAGAGAGCTTTTGAATTTCAACCTCCCCTTCAGGGTTCCCACGCTGACCAATAACTCCATAAAAGCCCTTCGCTTTTCAATGACAAGCAACTTAGGTGCGGCGGTGGGACGGTGGACACCTCAAATCGGCGTAGCGGTCCTCGTCTATGATGTCATCGTGATCAACCTGATGACGACCTTGCATTACAACAGGCTTGTCAAACCGGAGGACAGACTCAGTGACGGAACAGTCGGAACGCTCGGCTGAACATGCATGGCGAGCACTCGAGAACTTCCTCCGAGACAAAAAATATTTGTCCCCACGTGAAGTTCTGAGGCCAGACATCGACATTCGTTGGAAATTGGGAATAGATGGCGACGACGCGGTCGCCTTTATTCCTGCTTTTTTTGAAACGTTCCAGATAAGGGAAGGGGATTTTTTATACAGTCGATATTTCGACGGCGAAGGAATCAGTTCCTTTTCGGCGTTGCTTACTCTATTGTTCGCATTGTTCTTTAAAAACTATCGCGAGGAAGTTCGACAGCAACGGCAAGCGTCAATAGTGACGCCTCAGATGCTTCAACGCGCTATCGAGCTTGGTGTCTGGGATAGTCAGCGTTTAACGGAAACGGATGGCCCGCCGTCGAAGGAATGACCTAGACCGCCCGCGCACGTGTGCGGGCGTCTCTTTCACCGAACACAAAACCTACACCACCGCCACCACCTCAACCTCCACCTTAAACCCATAATGCAACTGCGGCACCGGCACAACCGCGCGCGCCGGCTTCGCATCACCAGCCCAGCGCGCGTAGATCTGGTTAAAGCTCGCCCAGTTCTCCACATCGACGACATAAACCCGCACCTGCACCAGCTGCGCAACACTGCTGCCGACACTCTCAAGCGCCGCTTTCACATTAGCCAAGACCTGTTCGGCCTGCACGTCGAATGGCGCGTCGTTGAGCTTGTCGCCTTGCGGGTTAATCGGCAATTGCCCCGACACGAACACGAAGCCATTCGCAACCGCGACGTGACTATAGTGACCACCGGGTTTAGCGAGCGTGGTGGGATTGTTGGTCTGCGGCAGATGCGAGTCGTGTGAATTGTCAGTCATGAACCACTCCAGAAGTCGAGAACGTCCGGGCGGCAACCATCAGCCTAAGCGGAACGCCCGCACGACGAGCGCCCATCTTCACACAACCAGCGAAAAGTCTCACGCGACACGCGAGCGCGCTGAATACGGCCGAACAACCGGGCAACAGAACACCCGAGCGATTCGAGACCCACGAGACAAAACGAAACGAGAAGAGACAAGAGCAATCCACCAGCCCCCGCCCCACCCCGCCAGCCTCATCCGCATCAAGCCGCATGCGTTGCCGCGAAAGCCACCATCACGCAGCGGCCATCTCGAGCCTCTCGCGCGCATCCGCGCAACGACGATTCAGATCGCGATGCATCAGTCGGCCATCGAGCAAGGCCGATACATCGGTCAAACCGTAATCAAAGCGCAAGACATATTCGATGTCGGTGTAGTCGTAATAAGCGCCGCTGTCTGCCAGCCTTTGCGCTTCGGCGAATGCGGCATGTTGCCGTTCGCCGTTCATCAAGTCTTTGATCGCCATGATTGCCGCTCCGAGGAACAGTGACTTCATCATAGCAATGCAATTCAAAACGCACGGTGGCGCGCGCGCAACACCTGGTGTTTTCCGTACCTGCACGCACAGCTGTCATACAGAGCACATGGCTCACGCGGCGGCCACCGGCGTGCTGGTCCGATGCCAGCGCATCACCAGAAAACGGCCGACGAAACACAGCGTGCCCGCCACGCCGACCACCACGCCCATGCCCTGCGGCGAGCCGTCCTGCCACAACCCGACCGCAAGACTCGACAACGCGCCGAGCGCGAGCTGCACCGCGCCGAACACGGCCGCCGCGGCGCCGGCGTTGGCCGGGTAGCGATGCATCAGGTCGGTCGTGCAATTGGCGGACAGCACGCCCACCACGCCGACCACGAAGAACAGCCCGAACACGATCGACCACAAACCGCCCCACCCCGTCAGCGATACGACGCTGACGAACAGCGACGCGACGAAACTCACGGTCGCGGCAAATGAAATGATCGGCAGCGGACCGAGCCGGCTGACGAGTCGCGTATTCAGGTAATTGCCGAACATGATGCCGACGATATTCAGCGCGAACAGAAAGCCGTAATGCTGCGCCGAGATATGGAAGTACTCGATATACACGAACGGCGTCGCGGTGATGTACGCGAACATCGACGCGAACGCCATACCGCCGCACAGCATGTGCCCCCACGCGACCGGATCGCGCAGCAGCGTGCCGTACGCACCGAACGATTTCAGCAACGCCGACTGCGCGCGCTTCTCGCGCGGCCATGTCTCCGGCACCTTGAGGAACGCGGTCACCGCGCACACGGAACCGAACAGCGTCAGTGCAACGAATACCGCGCGCCAGCCGCCGAGCAGCAGCAACTGCCCGCCGATCAGCGGCGCGAGCAGCGGGCCGATCGACGTGACGATCGCGATCATCGACAGCACGCGGGCGGCGTCGCCGGGCTCGTGCGCGTCGCGCGCAATTGCCCGCGCGAGCACCGACGCCGAGCCCGCGCCCAACGCCTGCAGAAAGCGGAACGACACCAGCGAGCCGATCGAGAACGACAGCGCGCACGCGATGCTCGCGAGCGCATACATGATGATGCCGCCGAGCAGAATCGGCCGGCGTCCATAGGTATCCGACAACGGGCCGTACAGCAGCATGCCGATCGAGAAGCCGAACATGAAGCTCGTGAGCGTCGTTTGCGCGGCGGCGGTATTGACCGCGAAGGCCTGCGCGATGGTCGGCAGGCTCGGCAGGTACATGTCGATGGAAATCGGCCCGCAGGCGGCGAGCGCACCGAGCAACAGGATCAGCCGGCCATCGGGCCGGCGTTTGATGACGTCAGACATGGGAAATCCGGAGGAGCGCCGTGCCGGCATCGGCAGCGGCATGGATGAAGCGGAGCAGCGACGGCCTGACGGAATCGATTGTACGCGACGCCCGATCGTCAACCGTGCTTGCGCGTGGCTCATGGCCGTGTGGGCAATCCGATCCGCTGTCGAGTTTGGCGCAGCGATGACGGCGATCGTGATAACTGTCCGGCGGCCGTGATAGCAAAGACGGCCACCGCGATAACCGCACCACCTGCCAGCACGCTGGCGGCCGCCCATCGACACCACCCACACTGCCCGACAACCGCGCCGCCGATCGGTTAAGCTGCCGCCTGCATCCTGCGAGCGCATCGTTGCCGCACGGCACCGTGCTCATCGAACCCGCGCCCGCCCCCGCGCAACGCCACCTGATCCCGTTTCGAGCCCGCAATGACCGCCTTCCTGCTGATCTGGAGCCCCAAGAAATGGCCATGGCCCGAGCTGCCCGACATCGCGAAACGCGTGGCCGCTGGCGACGCGGTGACCGACGTCTGGGGCTGCGGCTTCGCGCGCGGCATCCTGCCGGGCGATCGTGTGTTCCTGCATCGCGTCGCGCAGGAACCGAAGGGCGTTTTCGGCTCCGGCTACGTGACGCGCGCGCCGTACGAAGTGCCGGATGCATCGACGAAACGCGGCTACCGGCTGTGCATCGACTTTGTCTACGACTGGCTCGTCGATGCGCATCAGGCGCCGGTGATTGCACGCGAGCAATTGCGCGTGCATCCGTTCTCGGTACAGACATGGGATGCGCAAAGTTCCGGCACGATCATCAAGCCCATCGCAGAAGGCGCGCTGGAGAAGCGCTGGGCCGAGCTGACCGGCAAGCGCAAGCCGCCGAAGCTGGCCGCACCGGCCGGCCCGACGCGCTCGACAAAAGTCACGGCGCATACCGCAGCGGCACAAAAGGCGGCCAACATCGTCAACGCAAAGCCGCCGGCAGCCAGCGAACAGTCCGCGAAGAAGCCAGCCCGTGCCGCAACGCGCGACAGCTCGGCCAACAACGCATCGGCTGACACCATAAACACCACAACAACCGCAACCACCGCTACGCGGCAGAAAACCACAACGAGCCGCACACCGGAAAGCGGGCCAAAACGCACCCGCCGAAGCCGCTGACAACGGCGCCCGGCGCGACAGCGCTTCGCCCGCCCCAAAGCCCTTCCACGCCGACTCCGGTACAATTTCTCGATCTACCTCAGCATTGTGCGAAACGCCCTCGGGAGTCGTCCGAGGCTCTTCGCGCCGCTGCGCAACCCGTATTTCCTATCCCCAGCCATCGCCATGTCCAGAAACGAAACCCTCTTCGAACGCGCGCAACGCACGATCCCCGGCGGCGTGAACTCGCCGGTGCGCGCCTTCCGCTCCGTCGGCGGCACGCCGCGCTTTATCGAGCGCGCGCAAGGCGCGTACTTCTGGGATGCGGACGGCCAGCGCTACACCGACTACATCGGCTCGTGGGGCCCGATGATCCTCGGCCACGTGCATCCGGAAGTGCTCGAAGCGGTGCAGCGCGTGCTCGCGGACGGCTTCTCGTTCGGCGCGCCGACGGAATCGGAAGTCGAAATCGCCGAAGAAATCTGCAAGCTGATGCCGTCGATCGAACAGGTGCGCATGGTGTCGAGCGGCACCGAAGCGACGATGAGCGCGCTGCGTCTCGCGCGCGGCTTCACGAACCGCAGCCGCATCGTCAAGTTCGAAGGCTGCTACCACGGTCACGCGGACAGCCTGCTGGTCAAGGCCGGCTCGGGCCTGTTGACCTTCGGCAACCCGACCTCGGCGGGCGTGCCGGTCGATATCGCCAAGCACACCACGGTCCTCGAATACAACAACGTCGCGGCGCTCGAAGAAGCGTTCAGCGCGTTCGGCAACGAGATCGCATCGGTGATCGTCGAGCCGGTCGCGGGCAATATGAATCTCGTGCGCGCGACGCCGGAATTCCTGCAGGCACTGCGGCGCCTGTGCAGCGAATACGGCGCCGTGCTGATCTTCGACGAAGTGATGTGCGGTTTTCGCGTGGCACTCGGTGGCGCGCAGCAACTGTACGGCGTGACGCCGGACCTGACCTGCCTCGGCAAGGTGATCGGCGGCGGCATGCCGGCGGCGGCATTCGGCGGCCGGCGCGACATCATGGCTCACCTCGCGCCGCTGGGCGGCGTCTATCAGGCAGGCACGCTGTCGGGTAATCCGATCGCGGTCGCGGCCGGTCTGAAAACGCTGCAGCTAATCCAGGCGCCGGGCTTCTACGACACGCTTGCCGCGCGCACTGTGCGTCTCACGCAGGATCTCGAACAGGCCGCGCGCGAAGCGGGCGTGCCGTTCGCGGCCGATGCGCTCGGCGGCATGTTCGGCCTGTATTTCCGCGAATCGATTCCGGCGAGCTTCGCCGAGGTCACGCAAAGCGACGTGCCGCGCTTCAACGCGTTCTTCCACAAGATGCTCGACGCGGGCGTGTACTTCGCGCCGTCCGCGTACGAAGCGGGCTTCGTATCGATCGCTCACGACGACGCGGTAATCGACGCGACGATCGACGCCGCGCGCGGCGCGTTCGCGTCGCTGAAGGACTGAATGAAGGGCTGCACGAAGGGCTGAGACCGGCCCGACCCAGACACTGCACTACAACGGACACCGATGTTTTCGCAAACCGATTTCGTCCATATGGAACGCGCGCTCGCCCTCGCGAAGCGCGGCATGTACACGACCGACCCGAATCCGCGCGTCGGTTGCGTGCTCGTGAGGAACGGCGAGGTGATCGGCGAAGGCTATACGCAGCCGGCCGGCCAGGACCACGCGGAGATCCGCGCGCTGAAGGATGCGCGCTCGCGCGGTCATGATCTGCGCGGCGCGACCGCCTACGTCACGCTCGAGCCGTGCAGCCACTTCGGCCGCACGCCGCCGTGCGCGAACGCGCTGATCGAAGCGCAGATCGGCCGCGTGATCGCGGCGATGGAAGATCCGAATCCGCAGGTTTCCGGCCGCGGTCTCGCGATGCTGCGCGACGCCGGCATCGAGGTGCGCTGCGGGCTGCTCGCGAACGAAGCGCGGGAACTGAACATCGGCTTCGTGTCGCGTATGACGCGCGGCCGTCCGTGGGTGCGCATGAAGGTGGCGGCATCGCTCGATGGCCGAACCGGTTTGCCGTCCGGCGTGAGTCAATGGATCACCGGCGAGGCCGCGCGTGCCGATGGCCACGCGTGGCGCGCGCGAGCATCGGCGATCCTGACCGGCATCGGCACCGTGCGCGAGGACAACCCGCGCATGACGGTGCGCGCGGTCGATACGCCGCGCCAGCCGCTGCGCGTGCTGATCGACAGTCAGCTCGACGTGCCGCTCGACGCGCAGATTCTGGCCGGCGCGCCGACGCTGATTTTCTGCGGCCATCTCGATCACCGTCTCGAAGAACGCGCGAGCGCGCTGCGCGAGCGCGGCGCCGAGATCGTGCCGCTGCCCAACGCGGCCGGCAAGGTCGATCTGCCTCAACTGCTGAATGTGCTCGGCCAACGCAATGTGAACGAACTGCACGTCGAGGCCGGCTACAAGCTGAACGGCTCGCTGCTGCGCGAAGGCTGCGTCGATGAACTGCTGGTGTATCTGGCACCGAGCCTGCTCGGCATGGACTCGATGAGTATGTTCAGTGTCACCGCGCCCGGCACGCTCGACGAGCGCGTCAAACTGAACTTCCATACGGTCGAGCGGATCGGCGACGATCTGCGGATTCTCGCGCGCTTCGCGCCGCCGGCCGCGCCCGGGACCGACTCCGTGTCCCCCACCGTTTCGAAATGATCAAGGATTAGCACGATGTTTACAGGAATCGTCGCGGCAGTGGGCCGCATCGAATCAGTCAAGCCGCTCGGCGCGGGTGGCGACGCGGGCGTGCGCCTGAATGTCGAAGCCGGCGGCCTGGATCTCGCCGACGTGCGGCTCGGCGACAGCATCACGATCCAGGGCGCCTGCATGACGGTGGTCGCGAAGACCGCGCAATCGTTCGAAGTCGACGTGTCGCGCGAGAGCCTGAACCGCACGGTCGGGCTCGGCGAACCGGGTGAGGTCAATCTCGAGAAAGCGCTGCGCGCGCATGACCGGCTTGGCGGGCATATCGTGTCCGGTCACGTGGATGGGCTCGGTACCGTGACGCGCTTTGCACCGGTTGGTGAATCGCACGAGTTGCGGATTCTCGCGCCGCGTGAGATCGGACGTTATCTCGCGTACAAGGGATCGGTGACGGTCAATGGTGTGAGTCTGACGGTCAACTCGGTCGAAGATCGTGACGAGGGTTGCGAGTTTTCGATCAATCTGATTCCGCATACGGTGCAGGTTACGTCGCTCAAGCATCTGCGCGATGGGGCGCGAGTGAATCTGGAGATTGATCTGATCGCGCGGTATGTGGAGCGGATGCTTGGGGCGGGTCAGGACGACCATGACGCATTGAAATAATTGTACTTTCGGCGAATCGACCTTCTGCCGTCGTATCGCCGAATCTC
Protein-coding regions in this window:
- a CDS encoding DUF1493 family protein; the protein is MTEQSERSAEHAWRALENFLRDKKYLSPREVLRPDIDIRWKLGIDGDDAVAFIPAFFETFQIREGDFLYSRYFDGEGISSFSALLTLLFALFFKNYREEVRQQRQASIVTPQMLQRAIELGVWDSQRLTETDGPPSKE
- a CDS encoding RidA family protein — translated: MTDNSHDSHLPQTNNPTTLAKPGGHYSHVAVANGFVFVSGQLPINPQGDKLNDAPFDVQAEQVLANVKAALESVGSSVAQLVQVRVYVVDVENWASFNQIYARWAGDAKPARAVVPVPQLHYGFKVEVEVVAVV
- a CDS encoding riboflavin synthase, translated to MFTGIVAAVGRIESVKPLGAGGDAGVRLNVEAGGLDLADVRLGDSITIQGACMTVVAKTAQSFEVDVSRESLNRTVGLGEPGEVNLEKALRAHDRLGGHIVSGHVDGLGTVTRFAPVGESHELRILAPREIGRYLAYKGSVTVNGVSLTVNSVEDRDEGCEFSINLIPHTVQVTSLKHLRDGARVNLEIDLIARYVERMLGAGQDDHDALK
- the hemL gene encoding glutamate-1-semialdehyde 2,1-aminomutase; the encoded protein is MSRNETLFERAQRTIPGGVNSPVRAFRSVGGTPRFIERAQGAYFWDADGQRYTDYIGSWGPMILGHVHPEVLEAVQRVLADGFSFGAPTESEVEIAEEICKLMPSIEQVRMVSSGTEATMSALRLARGFTNRSRIVKFEGCYHGHADSLLVKAGSGLLTFGNPTSAGVPVDIAKHTTVLEYNNVAALEEAFSAFGNEIASVIVEPVAGNMNLVRATPEFLQALRRLCSEYGAVLIFDEVMCGFRVALGGAQQLYGVTPDLTCLGKVIGGGMPAAAFGGRRDIMAHLAPLGGVYQAGTLSGNPIAVAAGLKTLQLIQAPGFYDTLAARTVRLTQDLEQAAREAGVPFAADALGGMFGLYFRESIPASFAEVTQSDVPRFNAFFHKMLDAGVYFAPSAYEAGFVSIAHDDAVIDATIDAARGAFASLKD
- the ribD gene encoding bifunctional diaminohydroxyphosphoribosylaminopyrimidine deaminase/5-amino-6-(5-phosphoribosylamino)uracil reductase RibD, whose amino-acid sequence is MFSQTDFVHMERALALAKRGMYTTDPNPRVGCVLVRNGEVIGEGYTQPAGQDHAEIRALKDARSRGHDLRGATAYVTLEPCSHFGRTPPCANALIEAQIGRVIAAMEDPNPQVSGRGLAMLRDAGIEVRCGLLANEARELNIGFVSRMTRGRPWVRMKVAASLDGRTGLPSGVSQWITGEAARADGHAWRARASAILTGIGTVREDNPRMTVRAVDTPRQPLRVLIDSQLDVPLDAQILAGAPTLIFCGHLDHRLEERASALRERGAEIVPLPNAAGKVDLPQLLNVLGQRNVNELHVEAGYKLNGSLLREGCVDELLVYLAPSLLGMDSMSMFSVTAPGTLDERVKLNFHTVERIGDDLRILARFAPPAAPGTDSVSPTVSK
- a CDS encoding STM2901 family protein codes for the protein MNDYERLIAADAATSENLYSYGGREDFTAQELYVAVLVEETCTRLGIVDIAAVIAFITGQPHLSTRQKFGGATHGTSLASVIARELLNFNLPFRVPTLTNNSIKALRFSMTSNLGAAVGRWTPQIGVAVLVYDVIVINLMTTLHYNRLVKPEDRLSDGTVGTLG
- a CDS encoding Hcp family type VI secretion system effector; the protein is MSNIFIKINGVTGESQNAAHPDEIEVLSWNWAITQPSSLHSGSGGGAAKASASALHFMHSIDRASPILAGQCFQGKHIPEAVLTMSKANGTNFDYLRITMNDVIISHVESAAGGGLALEHVALSFARMKKEYVLQRATGRSQGTVTAIVDLKQNPIA
- a CDS encoding Bcr/CflA family multidrug efflux MFS transporter, which gives rise to MSDVIKRRPDGRLILLLGALAACGPISIDMYLPSLPTIAQAFAVNTAAAQTTLTSFMFGFSIGMLLYGPLSDTYGRRPILLGGIIMYALASIACALSFSIGSLVSFRFLQALGAGSASVLARAIARDAHEPGDAARVLSMIAIVTSIGPLLAPLIGGQLLLLGGWRAVFVALTLFGSVCAVTAFLKVPETWPREKRAQSALLKSFGAYGTLLRDPVAWGHMLCGGMAFASMFAYITATPFVYIEYFHISAQHYGFLFALNIVGIMFGNYLNTRLVSRLGPLPIISFAATVSFVASLFVSVVSLTGWGGLWSIVFGLFFVVGVVGVLSANCTTDLMHRYPANAGAAAAVFGAVQLALGALSSLAVGLWQDGSPQGMGVVVGVAGTLCFVGRFLVMRWHRTSTPVAAA